The proteins below come from a single Zea mays cultivar B73 chromosome 8, Zm-B73-REFERENCE-NAM-5.0, whole genome shotgun sequence genomic window:
- the LOC109941977 gene encoding probable methyltransferase PMT8 — translation MKEQANAPDDLPPQLLFAHQVPIKWPKNRDVVWKANIPHTHLAKEKSDQNWMVEAGEKIKFPGGGTHFHHGADKYISNIANMLNFKDNNINNEGMLRTVLDVGCGVASFGGYLLSSNVIAMSLAPNDVLQNQIQFALERGIPAYLGVLGTKRLPYPSRSFELAHCSRCRIDWLQRDGILLLELDRWSLGAC, via the exons ATGAAAGAGCAGGCAAACGCCCCTGATGATTTGCCGCCTCAGCTTCTCTTTGCTCATCAG GTCCCTATAAAATGGCCAAAAAATCGTGATGTAGTATGGAAAGCAAATATTCCACACACTCACCTTGCAAAAGAGAAGTCAGACCAGAACTGGATGGTTGAAGCTGGTGAAAAAATCAAGTTTCCAGGTGGTGGGACCCATTTTCACCATGGAGCTGACAAATACATATCAAATATTGCAAAT ATGCTAAATTTCAAAGATAACAATATAAACAATGAGGGGATGCTTCGTACAGTTCTTGATGTTGGTTGTGGAGTTGCTAGTTTCGGAGGATACCTTCTTTCTTCTAATGTGATAGCAATGTCTTTGGCACCAAACGACGTGCTTCAGAATCAGATTCAGTTTGCACTCGAAAGAGGAATCCCTGCATATCTTGGTGTTTTGGGAACAAAAAGGCTTCCATACCCGAGTAGATCATTTGAACTAGCCCATTGTTCACGTTGTAGGATCGACTGGCTTCAAAGAGATGGGATTCTTCTGCTCGAACTAGACAGATGGAGTTTGGGAGCCTGTTAA